The genomic DNA TTGAATTACAAACTCCGCGCCGGAGACGCGGCCCAGGTTGTATTCTCCTCCGTGGAGGACTCCGTCCAAGCGGGGGCCTGTAGACCCGTGATTCTCGAGCGGCAGGATATATATGGAAATCAGACGTCCGCTGGGCCCAAGGTCGTCACGTTGACGCCTTCCCCCTCGGCGCAGACCGCTTTCTACGGTGACCCCGCCTGTGGGGGCACGCAGTTGTCCACCGCCGACTTCGCCGCACAGTCGTCACTAATCTTGTACTTTCGAAGCAAGCTGGCGAATGTTTTTCCCCTCAATGTTTCGGGTATTGGCTCCACGGTGACGCGGAACGTGACCGTGTACCCGGCGCCTCCCTCGAAGATTGAGCTGGCATTGACTCCGCCTCTGCCGGGAAAGACGTTGCTGGCCGGAGAATGTTCCCAGGTGGCGACCGTGAAGACCTCTGATGAGTTCAACAATCCCTCGTCTCCGGCCACGGGCTCTGTCGACCTGAGTGGGCAGACAGGCATGGGCGTCAGTTTCTACAGCGATTCCGAATGCAAGACGGGCACGACGACGGCGTCCTTCGGCGGTACGGCTGGCACCGCGAACTTCTATTTCAAGATCAAGACGGGCGGGGTGCCGGTCGAGCTCAGCGCCTCCTTGAGTGGGCTTACCGAGAAGCAGTCGCAGACCGTCACTCCCACGGTTCGTCGGGGGACGTGCACCATGGACGCGAATTCGGGCAGCAAGGAATGCACCATTGATCCCAAGCTGAATAGCAGGGGGCAAAGCTTTCTCGTCTTTCAGGCCACGTCCACGGACGATACGCCGCGCTCCTCGTTTGTCCGCTGCCAGTTGAAGGACGACAATAAAGTCCTCTGCAATCGCCAACGCGGAGGCGGCTCAAACGCGGTTCAAATCCAATGGCAGGTGGTGGAAATGCCCAGAGGCCTCAAGGTCCAGCAGTTGGAGGGGACCTGCTCCTCCTCGACGGGCACGGGTACCTCCATACCCGTCCTCCTCCCCATTGCAGACCCCGCCAAGGCTTTCCTGCTCTATAGCTCCAGCAAGGATGGCACATCCGCGAGCGCCAACGACTTCGTGACCGTCAAGTTCAACGGAGACCACACCAAGGTCGACATCGCGATGGACCCGCTCCAGACATGCAATACAGAAGTCTATTCCGTGCAGGTCGTGGAGTTCGATGGGGTGTCGGTGACGCGCGGCACGGTGCCTGGGGCGATAGTCCAATCTCCCTTCTTTGCGAACGACACCTTCACGGAAGCCGACGCGAACCAATCCATCTTGATGTCCACCTTCCAGAGCAACGCGGGCGACGACAAACTCAACCTGTGCAACCGGATGGTGCGGGGCGAGATTGACGCTTCTGCCTCTCGGCTGAGCTTCACCAGGGGGTTCAACAACTGTAACGCCCCCAAACTCTCCGAACTGTCCTGGGAGCGGATCCAGTTCCCGGCGAATACGAGCGTTCAAGCCAGGACATTGGAGGTTGGCAACGGCGTGTCCAGCGCGAAGGCAACGATTTCGGCCGTGGACATGTCCCGGACGCTGCTCCTGGCCAGCAATCAGATCCATAGCGGACAAGGCAATGGGGAGACGTCCAATGCCAGCACGGATACGCTGGCGATCGCGACGGGACGGCTCGTGCTCAATTCCCCCACGGAACTCGAGGTCCGCCGGGACGTGGCGGTCGATTCCGCCCGGTGGACCGTCTACGCCGTCCAGCTCGAGCCGTAGAAACCTCGCGCCTCGCCGGGCCGCCCGCTGTCCTGGGCTCCGTGCGAGGGCCGCGTGGGTAGCCCCTCCCCGGCGGACCTTGCCCTTCCTTGTCTCCCGCTCGCGCGTGTGCACCTTGTCCTGACACAGGCACACGCATGCTCAAGGAGGCATCATGGCGCGCATCGCATTCATCGTGGCCAAGGACTTCGAGGACTCGGAGTTCCGCGTTCCCTACGAACAGGTGAAGCAGGCCGGCCACGAGGCGGTCATCGTCGGCGTGGAGGCAGGCAAGCCCCTCGAGGGCAAGAAGGGCAAGGAGACCATCTCCGCCGAGAAGCGGGTGCAGGACATCCGCGCGGCGGACTTCGATGCCCTGGTGATTCCTGGCGGCTACTCGCCGGACCACCTGCGCATGGACATCCACATGGTCGGCTTCGTGCGCGACTTCTTCAAGGCGGACAAGCCCATCGCGGCCATCTGCCACGCACCGTGGATGCTGGTGGAGGCGGATATCGCGGAGGGTCGCACCGTGACGTCCTTCCCCTCCATCAAGACGGACCTTATCAACGCGGGTGCGCGCTGGGTCGACCGCGAGGTGGTGGAGGATGGCAACCTCATCACCTCCCGCAAGCCGGATGACCTGAAGGCCTTCTGCGCCGCGCTCCTGCGCCAGGTCAGCCAGGGCATCGCGCCTCGTCTGGAGTCGCCGCTCGCTCCCGAGGCCGCCTCGGACCAGTCGCCCGCGGTCCACTGAACCCGTGCCCACGCCTGGAATGTGAAGGGGAAGGCCCTGCGTGAGGGCCTTCCCCTTTGACTGACAGTTCTTCTTCCAGGGGGCACCTTGTCGCCACACCTGGGTACTGTTTTTCCACTCCCCCCTGAATGCCAGGACCGGAATTTCTTCCAGTCTTTCAGGCTTTTTCAGGCCTCCTTCGCGACGCCCGCGGGAGCCGTCTCCTTGCTGCCGCCGAGCAGGGAGCTGCCCGCGAACAGGCCCACGCCCATCAACGCCAGGGAGACCGGCTCCGCGTAGGCGCCCATCACCGAGCCCAGCACCGTCATCATCCCCGCGCCCACCGAGAACATCCCGATCACCGCCGCCGCCGCCTTGCTCATCGTCGCCCCCGTTGATGTTCGACCTGTTGAGGTCTCGCTGACGGACAAGAGCTTCTTCAAGCGGTGTGCCAGGGGTTGGGGGCCGAAAATGGGAAAAGGGCCGCCCTCCAGTAGGTAAAGCGTTTCCCCACATGTGGGAGAGCGCTCCATGGATCTGGAACGTCCTGCAGGGCGAGGCCGGAATTTTTTCCCGGACAGCCCGAACCTTACCCCATGGGGGTAGCGCGTAACCCACGATGATCCGGGCATTTTGCCTTCCCAGGCGCCTTGGCACGGCTGCTGCTTAAGGCCCTCCGCAAACACAAGGCCCCCGCCGTTGGGGAGCCTGGGATGGGGAGAGGCGAGAGCGATGGCCAAGACGAGCGCGAAATCGTGGGTGGTGATGGGGATGGTCCTCCTGTCGGGCTGCGCCCACCAGAGCATGGGGAAGGTGGACAACTCGGATCAGCCGTACCGCATTGGCCGCGAGGACGTGTTGGACGTGGCGGTGTGGAGGGATGGGGACTTGTCGCGCACCCTGCCGGTGCGTCCGGACGGTTTCATCTCCCTGCCCATGGTGGGAGAGGTGAGGGCCGAGGGGCGCACGCCCACCGAGCTGTCCGAGCAGATCCGCGATTCGCTGCGCGCGTATGTGCAGGAGCCGCGCGTGACGGTGATCGTCCGCGAGGTGAACAGCAGCCGCGTCTTCATCACGGGCGAGGTGGCCCATCCTGGCGCCTATCCGTTGCGCGGCCAGGTATCCATCCTCCAGGCCATTGCCCTGGCGGGTGGCTTCACGGACTTCGCGGATCGCGACGGCATCGTGGTGCTGCGCCGCTCGGGCACGGACGGCAGCACCATTCCGGTGAGCTACAGCCAGCTGGTGAGCGAGCCGGAGAAGAACGAGCCGCTCAACCTGCGCCCCGGAGACACCGTCGTCGTGCCGTAGCACGCGGGAGGGTCGGACATCTTGGGACGTGGTCAGTCTGGAGTGGGGTGGGGACGGAGGGATGCCGTGAGTGGAGCTTGGAAGAGGTGGATGACGGCGGCGACGGTGCTGGGGTGCTCGCCGGCGGCCCTCGCGGCCACGCAGGTGGAGCCCCGGGCGAGGTTGTCGTTCGAGGAGCGCTATGACGATGACTTCCGTCTGGCGGGGGGCGTGCCCGCGGGCGGAGCGCCGACCGCGGCCCAACCCACGGGTCAATTGATGAGCAAGCTGTCGCCGCGCATCGGGTTGGATGCGAAGGATCCGTCGCTCAAGCTGGAGAGCTTCTACGCGGCGGATCTGCTGGTGCGCCACGGCAGCGGCCGGGTGTCGTTGGATCACCGCGGCGGGTTGTCGGTCAACAAGCTGTTGTCGCGCCGCCTGAAGGTGGAGGTCTCCGGGAGCATCTTCCGGGTGACGGATCCCACCTCCCTGCCTCGCGAGAGCGTGGCGCGCTCCAACCAGCCGGTGCTCTATGGCATGTCACGGTTGTATGTGACGAACAAGCTGAGCCGCCGGGTGGACGTGGGCGCGGGCTATGGCTTCGAGGGAGTGAAGGTGCTCGAGCAGGGGACGCTGGGAGGTCTTCCCGCGGGCTTCGTGCACACGCCGTATCTGGAGGCCTGGCTGCGCACCACGCGGCGTCTGTCCCTGGGCGTCGAGTATCGCTATCAGGCGTTCCTGTTCGGCGACAGCCTGGATCAGGCGCATGGTGCCTTCGGTGCCTTGCGCTACCGGTTGGGAAGGCATACCACCACGACGCTGCGCGGCGGTCCGGTGGCCTTCATGGGGCAGGACGGCACGCGGGGCCTGCTGCCCCGGGTGAAGCTGGAGCTGCTGCATGAGCGCGGCACCTTCGACATGGGCCTCGTGCTCGGACACGACCTGGTGGGCGCCAGTGGCTTTTCCAACACGTTGTGGGCGGATTACGCGGGTCTGACGTTCAACAAACATTTCAGCAACCGTTTCCGGTTGTACGGGGCCGCCAGTTTCTTCCGCAATGGCAAGGCTCCCAACGAGGACGCTTTCAGTGTGAACGTGGGTGAGAATGTCTCGCAAGGGTACGCGCTGAGCGCGGGTTTCACCTTCGAGGTCAATCGGTATGTGTCGATGCAGGCCGCCGTGGATCGCATCGCACAGGTGGGGATGGGTGACGTCGCGGCGGGAGTGAACCTGAACCGGAATGTGGCGGCGGTCCGCCTGCACATGACGGCGTGGTGACACACATGGATGGAGGAAGGCACATGGAGCGTGGGATGACGGCGGATCAGGTGCTCAAGGCCCTGTGGCGCCGCAAGGTGTTGGTCGGGGCCATTGTGTTGTCGGTGTTCGCGGTTGGCGCCGCGATCGTGCTGTTGCAACCCAATATGTATGAGGCGACGTCGGTGGTGCGGGTGCAGCCGCAGCGCCCCGGCGAGGAGATGGTGCAGCGCACCGTGAGCGAGCTGGTGGAGCAGCGCCTGCTCACCGTCCGCCAGGAGCTGATGTCCCGGCCGGTGCTGCAGAAGGCCATCGAGGAGATGAACCTCTACCCGGACATCGTCTCGGAGAAGGGCATCGAGTCGGCCGTGGTCGCCATGCGCAAGGATCTCACGGTGCGCGTGGAGGGAGAGACGGCCTTCGAGCTGACGTACGCGAGCCGGGATCCGGAGCTGGCGGCCAAGGTGGCCAACCGGCTGCCCCAGCTCTTCGCGGAGGAGACGCTCAAGTCGCGCCAGGCCCAGGCGGCCCGCGCCACCAAGCTCTTCGCGGATGAGATCACCTCCCTCTCGGAGAGCGTCACCGGCTGGGAGAAGAAGATCGCCGCCTTCAAGGTGGCGCACATCGGCGAGCTGCCCGAGCAGCTGGAGATGAACATGCGCGGCCTGGAGCGCGTGGGCGCCCTCTTGCAGACCAAGTCCGAGGAGCTGCGTGTCGCCGAGGCGCGCCGCTCCGACCTGGCCCGGGCCCGCAACGCCGCGGACAGCGAGGCCGGCCGCCTCGAGGCCGCCGAGACCACGCTCACCCAGGACCTGGTGGCCGCCCGCTCGTCCTGGACGGGGGATCACCCCGAGGTGAAGCGCCTGGACCAGGAGCTCGCCACCATGACGGCCAAGCGCAAGGACGCCGAGGGCCGCCAGTTCGCCGAGCGCCAGGAGCGCGGCCGTGTCACCGGCCTCATCGGCGCCATCCAGAAGGACATCGAGGAGCTGCACCAGCAGGCGAAGTCCTACCAGGAGCGCCTGGATCGCACCCCGAAGTGGGCCCACGAGCTGGGGGTGTTGCAGCGTGACTACGAGATCGCCCGCGCCAAGTACCAGAGCGTGGTGTCTCGCCGGGTGGAGGCCGAGCTGGCGCAGGATCTGGAGCTGCGCGGTGCCGAGGACCTCTTCCACGTCGTCTCGCCGGCCTCCGTCCCGGCGCTGGCGGCCAAGCCGGACCGGGTGAGCGGCTTGCTCATCTGCCTGCTCATCGCCCTGGGTCTGGGCGTGCTCACCGGAGTGGTGCTCGAGATGCGCGATGACAGCATCCGCGACACCCAGGAGCTGCGTGATCGCCTGCCCCTGCCGATTCTGGCGGTGGTCCCGAACATGCAGAGCAGCAAGGTCGAGAAGCGGGTGCTGATGCCCGCGACGGGGGGTCGCAATGGTGTGGTTCCCCCTTCCTCGTCGGACTCGACGCTGAACTAGGAGTCTGACGATGAACAACACGGAATCCGGGAGGAACAAGATGGAAAAGACCATGGAACGGGCGGGAAATTTCCTTCCCAGGGTGGATGAGTCGGCGGGTTCTCCCAACGCGGTGGACAATCGGGTGGTGTCGCTCACGGCGCCGGCTTCCATCGCGGCGGAGCAGTACCGCAGCCTGTACTACCGGCTGGAGCGCATGCGCGAGCTGCGCCCCCTCAAGGTGGTGGGCGTGACGTCGGCGATGCCCGGCGAGGGCAAGACGGTGACGACGGTGAACCTCGCCCTGGCCGCGGCCCGGGCGAACCCCGAGCGGCGCATCCTGCTCATCGACGCGGACCTGCGCCGGGGCCAGGTGGCACAGGTGCTCGGCATCCGGGGCCGGCCGGGCCTGGCGGAACTGCTCAGCGGGGAGTGCGAGGTGCGCGACCTGGTGCGCCGCTTCCACGCCACGCGCATGGCGGTCATCACCGCGGGCGCCACGCCCGAGGAGCCCACCCAGGCACTGGCGAGCGCCCGCATGAAGCAGTTCCTCAAGCTGGTGCGCGACCACTTCGACGAGGTCTACCTGGATCTGCCTCCGACGCTGCCCTTCGCGGATGCGTCCATCCTGGGCCACCAGGCGGACGGACTGCTGATGGTGGTGCGGGCCAACCAGAGCCAGGCCAAGACGGTCAACCAGGCGGTGGAGCAGTTGGGGGGCGCACCGGTGATCGGCTGCGTGCTCAACGGGGCGGAGTCGAGCGCCACCCCGTACCTCAAGGACTACTACCAGAAGTAAGGCAGGTGGAATCCGGCCACGCGGGGACTGTGCCTCCGCGTGGCCGGCCGTGACGTTTGGACAGCATTGGCGTGGGCGACGGAGGAGCGACGTGCTTCGGGTATTCCATCACTATTTCTCATCCAGGAAGCTGACCCTCTTTCTCATCGAGGGCGCCGCGATCGCCCTGGCCTGCGTGCTCGGGGCCATGGCCTGTGCGCGGATGCTGGCGCCGGTGGATGCGGACCTGGCCCTGGCCGGTTCGTCGGCCACGGGGATGCTGCTGCTGGGGGCCACCTTCGTCCCCACGTTCCAGTTCTCCCTGTACCTCATGGATTTGTATGACCTGCGGGTGGCGGCCGAGGATCGCGGCCGGGGCTCGCGGTTGCTGAAGGCCGCCGGGGTGACGACGGCGCTGGTGGGCGTGCTGATGTTGGTGGCACCCGCGGTGCTCCCCATCCACCTGCCCCCCGGGGCCCTGTTGGGCGGCGCGGTGGGCGCGCTGGCGGGCACCCTGGCCGTGCGCTACGCGCTGCGCGCCGTGGTGGGCACGCCCAGCCGGGTGCTCATCGTGGGGGATGGACTCAAGGCCCGCGCGGCCGCCACCGCCATCGAGCAGGGCGGGGAGGACAGCTTCCAGGTGGTGGCCCTGGTGGATCCCCGCCGGTTGCGCGCGGGTGCCACCGAGCCCGAGCCCATCAACGTGACGGCCGCGCGGCTCAAGGCGGACTTCGTGGTGCAGGCCGCGGACGACATGCGCGGCGCCCATTGGATGGACGAGCTCTTGCGCTGCCGGCTGGACGGGCGCGGCGTGTACGAGGCCGCCGGCTTCTGCGAGCGCGTGCTGCGCCGGATTCCCGTGACGCACCTGCGCACCAGCGACTTCGCCTTCGCCGAGGAGCTGAACGTCTCGGGCGCGCGGCGGGCCGCCAAGCGCGTGTTCGACATCCTCGTGGCTTCCTCGCTGCTCCTGTGCGCGGCGCCCTTCCTGCTCCTCGTGATGGCCGCCATCAAGCTGGACTCCAAGGGGCCCATCTTCTACCGGCAGGAGCGCACGGGGCTCAATGGCAAGTCCTACTGGCTGTGGAAGTTCCGCAGCATGCGCACGGACGCGGAGAAGAACGGCGCGGTGTGGGCGCGCTCCAACGATGATCGCGTCACCCGCGTGGGCCGCTTCATCCGCAAGACGCGCATCGATGAGATTCCCCAGGTGCTCAACATCCTCACGGGCGACATGAGCTTCGTGGGACCGCGGCCCGAGCGCCCGGTGTTCATCGAGCAACTCAAGCAGCAGATCCCCTTCTACGCG from Melittangium boletus DSM 14713 includes the following:
- a CDS encoding GumC family protein, whose amino-acid sequence is MERGMTADQVLKALWRRKVLVGAIVLSVFAVGAAIVLLQPNMYEATSVVRVQPQRPGEEMVQRTVSELVEQRLLTVRQELMSRPVLQKAIEEMNLYPDIVSEKGIESAVVAMRKDLTVRVEGETAFELTYASRDPELAAKVANRLPQLFAEETLKSRQAQAARATKLFADEITSLSESVTGWEKKIAAFKVAHIGELPEQLEMNMRGLERVGALLQTKSEELRVAEARRSDLARARNAADSEAGRLEAAETTLTQDLVAARSSWTGDHPEVKRLDQELATMTAKRKDAEGRQFAERQERGRVTGLIGAIQKDIEELHQQAKSYQERLDRTPKWAHELGVLQRDYEIARAKYQSVVSRRVEAELAQDLELRGAEDLFHVVSPASVPALAAKPDRVSGLLICLLIALGLGVLTGVVLEMRDDSIRDTQELRDRLPLPILAVVPNMQSSKVEKRVLMPATGGRNGVVPPSSSDSTLN
- a CDS encoding polysaccharide biosynthesis/export family protein, with protein sequence MAKTSAKSWVVMGMVLLSGCAHQSMGKVDNSDQPYRIGREDVLDVAVWRDGDLSRTLPVRPDGFISLPMVGEVRAEGRTPTELSEQIRDSLRAYVQEPRVTVIVREVNSSRVFITGEVAHPGAYPLRGQVSILQAIALAGGFTDFADRDGIVVLRRSGTDGSTIPVSYSQLVSEPEKNEPLNLRPGDTVVVP
- a CDS encoding sugar transferase — translated: MLRVFHHYFSSRKLTLFLIEGAAIALACVLGAMACARMLAPVDADLALAGSSATGMLLLGATFVPTFQFSLYLMDLYDLRVAAEDRGRGSRLLKAAGVTTALVGVLMLVAPAVLPIHLPPGALLGGAVGALAGTLAVRYALRAVVGTPSRVLIVGDGLKARAAATAIEQGGEDSFQVVALVDPRRLRAGATEPEPINVTAARLKADFVVQAADDMRGAHWMDELLRCRLDGRGVYEAAGFCERVLRRIPVTHLRTSDFAFAEELNVSGARRAAKRVFDILVASSLLLCAAPFLLLVMAAIKLDSKGPIFYRQERTGLNGKSYWLWKFRSMRTDAEKNGAVWARSNDDRVTRVGRFIRKTRIDEIPQVLNILTGDMSFVGPRPERPVFIEQLKQQIPFYALREAVKPGLTGWAQIRYPYGASVEDARNKLEFDLYYVKNGSLFLDMSIIFHTVRHVLLARGAR
- a CDS encoding type 1 glutamine amidotransferase domain-containing protein, with amino-acid sequence MARIAFIVAKDFEDSEFRVPYEQVKQAGHEAVIVGVEAGKPLEGKKGKETISAEKRVQDIRAADFDALVIPGGYSPDHLRMDIHMVGFVRDFFKADKPIAAICHAPWMLVEADIAEGRTVTSFPSIKTDLINAGARWVDREVVEDGNLITSRKPDDLKAFCAALLRQVSQGIAPRLESPLAPEAASDQSPAVH
- a CDS encoding CpsD/CapB family tyrosine-protein kinase codes for the protein MEKTMERAGNFLPRVDESAGSPNAVDNRVVSLTAPASIAAEQYRSLYYRLERMRELRPLKVVGVTSAMPGEGKTVTTVNLALAAARANPERRILLIDADLRRGQVAQVLGIRGRPGLAELLSGECEVRDLVRRFHATRMAVITAGATPEEPTQALASARMKQFLKLVRDHFDEVYLDLPPTLPFADASILGHQADGLLMVVRANQSQAKTVNQAVEQLGGAPVIGCVLNGAESSATPYLKDYYQK